Proteins encoded in a region of the Diabrotica virgifera virgifera chromosome 4, PGI_DIABVI_V3a genome:
- the LOC114332261 gene encoding pleckstrin homology domain-containing family A member 3-like isoform X1, translating into MEGILWKWTNYWNGWQTRWFVLENGVLSYCKSQDEVKQGFKGSVKVQACEINVCFLDNTRMDLVIPGEQHLYLRAATSQERQKWLVALGTAKAGINRNEKSIDEPNPDALKSKKSELRLYCDLLMQQVHVIKSAALHDNGPEIEKMDEATRFLGATCNTFIKTLEECMTLSNVDVKNPVTPINDVPFPLTNSIPSSRKKS; encoded by the exons ATGGAAGGTATTTTGTGGAAATGGACCAATTATTGGAACG GCTGGCAAACCAGATGGTTTGTACTAGAAAACGGTGTTTTATCATATTGCAAGTCCCAGGATGAAGTAAAGCAAGGGTTTAAAGGATCGGTTAAAGTTCAAGCTTGTGAAATAAACG TTTGTTTCCTTGATAATACTAGAATGGATCTAGTGATTCCAGGAGAACAGCACCTTTACCTCAGAGCCGCCACATCTCAAGAAAGACAAAAATGGTTGGTAGCATTAGGAACTGCCAAGGCCGGTATAAATAGGAATGAAAAAAGTATTG ACGAACCCAATCCAGATGCCCTGAAATCGAAAAAGTCTGAATTAAGGTTATATTGTGATTTACTGATGCAACAAGTTCATGTCATTAAATCAGCAGCACTACATGATAATGGGCCTGAAATAGAA aaAATGGATGAAGCCACTAGATTTTTAGGAGCCACTTGTAACACATTTATTAAAACGCTTGAAGAATGTATGACTCTGTCCAATGTTGATGTGAAAAACCCCGTGACACCCATTAATGATGTACCGTTTCCGTTGACAAATTCTATTCCCTCCAGTCGAAAG aaaagttga
- the LOC114332261 gene encoding pleckstrin homology domain-containing family A member 3-like isoform X2, with protein MEGILWKWTNYWNGWQTRWFVLENGVLSYCKSQDEVKQGFKGSVKVQACEINVCFLDNTRMDLVIPGEQHLYLRAATSQERQKWLVALGTAKAGINRNEKSIDEPNPDALKSKKSELRLYCDLLMQQVHVIKSAALHDNGPEIERKSRPDTESELKYSLEATDTQHTLFIDTDRT; from the exons ATGGAAGGTATTTTGTGGAAATGGACCAATTATTGGAACG GCTGGCAAACCAGATGGTTTGTACTAGAAAACGGTGTTTTATCATATTGCAAGTCCCAGGATGAAGTAAAGCAAGGGTTTAAAGGATCGGTTAAAGTTCAAGCTTGTGAAATAAACG TTTGTTTCCTTGATAATACTAGAATGGATCTAGTGATTCCAGGAGAACAGCACCTTTACCTCAGAGCCGCCACATCTCAAGAAAGACAAAAATGGTTGGTAGCATTAGGAACTGCCAAGGCCGGTATAAATAGGAATGAAAAAAGTATTG ACGAACCCAATCCAGATGCCCTGAAATCGAAAAAGTCTGAATTAAGGTTATATTGTGATTTACTGATGCAACAAGTTCATGTCATTAAATCAGCAGCACTACATGATAATGGGCCTGAAATAGAA cgcaaaagtaggcctgatacagagtcggagctaaaatattcactcgaagcgactgacacgcagcatacattatttattgacACAGACCGAACCTAA